Proteins encoded by one window of Pseudonocardia sp. HH130629-09:
- a CDS encoding TIGR01777 family oxidoreductase has translation MRVVVAGSSGLIGTALVAHLRGAGHEVLRLVRRTPAAPDERGWDPPAGTLQDGTLDGVDAVVNLNGAGIADRPWTGARKQLIRDSRNVPTEVLAEAVARHRVPVLVSGSAVGYYGDTGQVVVDESAPSGSGFLADVCRDWEAATAPAGDAGARVVLVRTGLVLSPSGGLLAMLRPLFKGFLGGRIGKGTQYMPWVSLDDQVAAIRFAVETESLSGPANVTGPVPVTNAEFTKEMAAAVGRPAPFPVPGPVISTVLGEMGREMLLGGQRAVPAALLDAGFQFRHHTIGDALSAAVGS, from the coding sequence GTGCGAGTCGTCGTGGCCGGTTCGTCCGGACTCATCGGAACAGCCCTGGTCGCCCACCTGAGGGGCGCGGGGCACGAGGTGCTGCGCCTGGTGCGGCGCACCCCCGCCGCCCCCGACGAGCGCGGCTGGGACCCACCGGCCGGCACCCTCCAGGACGGCACCCTCGACGGTGTCGACGCGGTCGTGAACCTCAATGGCGCCGGCATCGCCGACCGGCCGTGGACCGGCGCCCGCAAGCAGCTGATCCGCGACTCGCGCAACGTCCCCACCGAGGTCCTCGCCGAGGCCGTGGCCCGGCACCGGGTCCCGGTGCTGGTCAGCGGCTCGGCCGTCGGCTACTACGGCGACACCGGCCAGGTCGTCGTCGACGAGTCCGCCCCGTCGGGCTCGGGGTTCCTCGCCGACGTCTGCCGCGACTGGGAGGCCGCCACCGCCCCCGCCGGGGACGCCGGCGCCCGGGTGGTGCTCGTCCGCACCGGTCTGGTCCTGTCCCCGTCCGGTGGCCTGCTCGCGATGCTGCGCCCGCTGTTCAAGGGCTTCCTCGGCGGGCGGATCGGCAAGGGCACCCAGTACATGCCCTGGGTCTCGCTCGACGACCAGGTCGCCGCGATCCGGTTCGCCGTCGAGACCGAGTCGCTGTCCGGCCCGGCGAACGTGACCGGCCCGGTACCGGTCACCAACGCCGAGTTCACCAAGGAGATGGCCGCCGCCGTCGGGCGTCCCGCGCCGTTCCCGGTCCCCGGCCCGGTCATCTCCACCGTGCTCGGCGAGATGGGCCGCGAGATGCTGCTCGGCGGTCAGCGGGCGGTGCCGGCGGCGCTGCTCGACGCCGGGTTCCAGTTCCGCCACCACACCATCGGCGACGCGCTCTCTGCCGCGGTCGGGTCATGA
- the sucB gene encoding 2-oxoglutarate dehydrogenase, E2 component, dihydrolipoamide succinyltransferase, with the protein MAVTVEMPALGESVTEGTVTRWLKAEGDTVEVDEPLLEVSTDKVDTEIPSPAAGVLKRIIAGEDDTVEVGGELAVIGDADEADAAGSDSSSEKASSEEPAETEPEPEPEPAEEEAPTPSSGGSSSGGGSGTPVTMPELGESVTEGTVTRWLKQVGDAVEVDEPLLEVSTDKVDTEIPSPVAGTVLEHTVAEDETVEVGAQLALVGDGSAAPAQDEAPEQEKAPEKKEEPTKEAPKAAAPKAEHPKAEEKQEKAPAGSEDSPTGSIEPSSNGSGSGEKPYVTPLVRKLAQEHGVDLDSVTGSGVGGRIRKQDVLAAAEQAKAPAKETPAAASAPAGQSASGGAPTTPQAVPTRADDAPEPGTTVKLPRLRQVIAQRMNESLATSAQLTTVQEVDLTRIVKLRNRVKEDFKRREGANLTFLAFIAKATIEALKAYPSLNASISEDNKQVTYHGSVHMGIAVDTPRGLLVPVIKDADDLSLAGIAKKIADVAARTRASKIGPDELSGGTFTITNIGSAGALFDTPIINQPQVAILGTGAISKEPKVVTGPEGDDVIAVRSVCFLPMTYDHRLVDGADAGRFLSAVKARLEEGAFEAELGL; encoded by the coding sequence ATGGCCGTCACCGTTGAGATGCCCGCCCTGGGCGAGAGTGTCACCGAGGGCACCGTCACCCGCTGGCTCAAGGCCGAGGGCGACACCGTCGAGGTCGACGAGCCGTTGCTCGAGGTCTCGACCGACAAGGTCGACACGGAGATCCCGTCGCCCGCCGCGGGCGTGCTGAAGCGCATCATCGCGGGCGAGGACGACACCGTCGAGGTCGGCGGCGAGCTCGCCGTGATCGGCGACGCCGACGAGGCCGACGCCGCCGGTTCCGACTCGTCCTCCGAGAAGGCTTCCTCCGAGGAGCCCGCGGAGACCGAGCCCGAGCCGGAGCCCGAGCCGGCCGAGGAGGAGGCCCCGACGCCGTCCTCCGGTGGCTCGTCGTCCGGTGGGGGTTCCGGCACCCCGGTGACGATGCCCGAGCTCGGTGAGTCGGTCACCGAGGGCACCGTGACCCGCTGGCTCAAGCAGGTCGGCGACGCCGTCGAGGTCGACGAGCCGCTGCTCGAGGTCTCCACCGACAAGGTCGACACCGAGATCCCCTCGCCGGTCGCGGGCACCGTGCTCGAGCACACCGTCGCCGAGGACGAGACCGTCGAGGTCGGCGCGCAGCTCGCGCTGGTCGGCGACGGCTCCGCCGCCCCGGCGCAGGACGAGGCGCCCGAGCAGGAGAAGGCGCCCGAGAAGAAGGAGGAGCCGACGAAGGAGGCTCCGAAGGCCGCTGCGCCGAAGGCCGAGCACCCCAAGGCCGAGGAGAAGCAGGAGAAGGCCCCGGCCGGCTCCGAGGACTCCCCCACCGGGAGCATCGAACCCTCCTCGAACGGCTCGGGTTCGGGCGAGAAGCCCTACGTGACCCCGCTGGTGCGCAAGCTGGCCCAGGAGCACGGCGTCGACCTCGACTCGGTCACCGGCTCCGGCGTCGGCGGACGCATCCGCAAGCAGGACGTCCTCGCCGCCGCCGAGCAGGCGAAGGCCCCCGCGAAGGAGACGCCGGCCGCCGCGTCCGCCCCGGCGGGGCAGTCCGCCTCCGGAGGCGCGCCGACGACGCCCCAGGCCGTCCCGACCCGCGCGGACGACGCGCCGGAGCCGGGCACCACGGTCAAGCTCCCGCGCCTGCGTCAGGTCATCGCGCAGCGGATGAACGAGTCGCTCGCCACCTCGGCGCAGCTGACCACCGTCCAGGAGGTCGACCTCACCCGCATCGTCAAGCTGCGGAACCGGGTCAAGGAGGACTTCAAGCGCCGCGAGGGCGCCAACCTCACCTTCCTGGCCTTCATCGCCAAGGCGACCATCGAGGCACTCAAGGCGTACCCGTCGCTGAACGCCTCCATCTCCGAGGACAACAAGCAGGTCACCTACCACGGCTCGGTCCACATGGGCATCGCCGTGGACACCCCGCGCGGCCTGCTCGTCCCGGTGATCAAGGACGCCGACGACCTGTCGCTGGCCGGGATCGCCAAGAAGATCGCCGACGTCGCGGCCCGCACCCGGGCCTCGAAGATCGGCCCGGACGAGCTGTCAGGCGGCACCTTCACGATCACGAACATCGGGTCCGCCGGCGCGCTGTTCGACACGCCGATCATCAACCAGCCCCAGGTCGCCATCCTGGGCACCGGCGCGATCTCGAAGGAGCCGAAGGTCGTCACCGGCCCCGAGGGCGACGACGTCATCGCCGTCCGCTCGGTGTGCTTCCTGCCGATGACCTACGACCACCGCCTGGTCGACGGCGCCGACGCCGGCCGCTTCCTGTCCGCGGTCAAGGCCCGTCTGGAGGAGGGCGCCTTCGAGGCCGAGCTCGGCCTGTAG
- the lpdA gene encoding dihydrolipoyl dehydrogenase, with translation MSDPGARSADLVILGGGSGGYACALRAAELGLSVVLVEKDKLGGTCLHRGCIPTKALLHAAEVADHARDGAQVGVRSTFDGVDMAGVNAYKDGVVSRLYTGLQGLVTSRGITVVPGAGTLEGPGTVRVGDERITGRHVVLATGSYARSLPALELDDRIVTSDAAISLDEAPRRVVVLGGGVIGVEFASVWRSFGAEVTVVEALPRLVPNEDEFCSTQLARAFRRRRITTRTGVRLATATRSGDTVTVSLESGEEIEADLLLVAVGRGPNTTGHGFAEAGVAMDGGFVTVDERLRTNLDGVYAVGDVTPGLQLAHRGFAHGIFVAEDVAGLAPRPVTDDGIPRVTYCDPEVASVGLTEQAARDRHGEVHTLTYDLAGNGKSQILKTSGAVKLVAEGPAGQGGRILGVHMVGSRIGELVGEAQLVYNWEALPTDVAALIHAHPTQSEALGEAHLALAGRPLHTHG, from the coding sequence GTGTCCGACCCGGGCGCTCGTTCCGCCGACCTGGTGATCCTGGGTGGCGGCTCCGGTGGCTACGCCTGCGCGCTGCGGGCCGCGGAGCTGGGCCTGTCGGTGGTCCTGGTCGAGAAGGACAAGCTCGGCGGCACCTGTCTGCACCGCGGCTGCATCCCGACCAAGGCGCTGCTGCACGCGGCCGAGGTGGCCGACCACGCCCGGGACGGCGCGCAGGTCGGCGTCCGGTCCACCTTCGACGGCGTCGACATGGCCGGGGTGAACGCCTACAAGGACGGCGTGGTCTCCCGGCTGTACACGGGCCTGCAGGGCCTGGTCACCTCCCGCGGGATCACCGTGGTGCCCGGCGCGGGCACCCTGGAGGGCCCCGGCACCGTCCGGGTGGGCGACGAGCGGATCACCGGCCGCCACGTCGTGCTCGCCACCGGCTCCTACGCCCGGTCGCTGCCCGCCCTGGAGCTCGACGACCGCATCGTCACCTCCGACGCCGCGATCTCCCTCGACGAGGCCCCGCGCCGGGTCGTGGTGCTCGGCGGCGGCGTGATCGGCGTCGAGTTCGCCAGCGTCTGGCGCTCGTTCGGGGCCGAGGTCACGGTCGTCGAGGCGCTGCCGCGGCTCGTGCCCAACGAGGACGAGTTCTGCTCGACCCAGCTCGCGCGGGCGTTCCGGCGTCGCCGGATCACCACCCGCACCGGGGTGCGGCTCGCGACGGCGACCCGCAGCGGCGACACCGTCACCGTGTCGCTGGAGTCCGGCGAGGAGATCGAGGCCGACCTGCTGCTGGTCGCGGTCGGCCGCGGCCCCAACACCACCGGTCACGGCTTCGCCGAGGCCGGCGTCGCTATGGACGGCGGGTTCGTGACCGTCGACGAGCGGCTGCGCACCAACCTCGACGGCGTGTACGCCGTCGGGGACGTCACCCCCGGCCTGCAGCTCGCCCACCGCGGCTTCGCCCACGGGATCTTCGTCGCCGAGGACGTCGCGGGGCTGGCGCCCCGCCCGGTCACCGACGACGGCATCCCGCGCGTCACCTACTGCGACCCCGAGGTCGCCTCGGTCGGGCTGACCGAGCAGGCCGCGCGGGACCGCCACGGCGAGGTGCACACCCTGACCTACGACCTGGCGGGCAACGGGAAGTCGCAGATCCTGAAGACCTCCGGGGCGGTCAAGCTCGTCGCCGAGGGGCCCGCCGGACAGGGCGGACGCATCCTCGGCGTACACATGGTGGGCTCCCGGATCGGGGAGCTCGTCGGGGAAGCGCAACTGGTCTACAACTGGGAGGCTCTGCCCACCGACGTCGCCGCCCTGATCCACGCCCATCCCACGCAGAGCGAGGCCCTCGGAGAGGCCCACCTCGCACTGGCCGGGAGACCGCTGCACACCCACGGCTGA